Within Sorghum bicolor cultivar BTx623 chromosome 2, Sorghum_bicolor_NCBIv3, whole genome shotgun sequence, the genomic segment taaatgtagattttgatgagtgcaacaatattggtattcatgacttttccgttcgagaccatctagggttccgaaaaccgatgcgtggctatgagttctatcaaaattcaaaattgagtggttcaaacttttccaaaagaaaagttgaccattagacaaaatgtagaacttgatgagtgcaacaaaccttgtattcattacttttccatttgggaccatatagggttcggtcaaagtgtgtgtttctaaaaaccaatgctttgactttggtcaaacttggtcaaatgacccatttgatgacttgaaatgaaaaaaatttgaatacaaagctgttagagatcatcaagatgtacatttgatatattgtccatttttctatttggataaattatagccaatcctaagcacatttgttctaaatccaagacaggttttggtcaaacttggtcaaatgacaaactaaattacttaaaatgaaaaacttttgaataccaagttgttagatatcatcaagatctaaactttttatacagacttccatttgagaaagtttaagttcacagtacccaccaattcttgaatctcacacaacctttatgaaactacatgtgtcaattgtggattttgaactacaccttcgcaagactttgtcaaatgcaaaaatggtctatatattaaatgtagattttgatgagtgcaacaatattggtattcatgacttttccgttcgagaccatctagggttccgaaaatcgatgcgtggctatgagttctatcaaaattcaaaattgagtggttcaaactttttcaaaagaaaagttgaccattagacaaaatgtagaacttgatgagtgcaacaaactttgtattcattacttttccatttgggaccatatagggttcggtcaaagtgtgtgtttctaaaaaccaatgctttgactttggtcaaacttggtcaaatgacccatttgatgacttgaaatgaaaaaatttgaatacaaagctgttagagatcatcaagatgtacatttgatatattgtccatttttccatttggataaatttgagccaatcctaagcacatttgttcaaaatccaagatgggttttggtcaaacttagtcaaatgacaaactaaattacttaaaatgaaaaacttttgaataccaagttgttagatatcatcaagatctaaactttttatatagacaatttttccatttgagaaagtttaagttcacagtacccaccaattcttgaatctcacacaaactatatgaaaccacatgtgtcaattgtggattttcaactacaccttcgcaagactttgtcaaatgcaaaaatggtctatatattaaatgtagattttgatgtgtgcaacaatattggtattcatgacttttccgttcgagaccatctagggttccgaaaaccgatgcgtggctatgagttctatcaaaattcaaaattgagtggttcaaacttttccaaaagaaaagttgaccattagacaaaatgtagaacttgatgagtgcaacaaactttgtattcattacttttccatttgggaccatatagggttcggttaaagtgtgtttctaaaaaccaatgctttgactttggtcaaacttggacaaatgacccatttgatgacttgaaatgaaaaaaatttgaatacaaagctgtaagagatcatcaagatgtaatggtgaatattgttgtaagcataaataaataagaaatagagaaaaatttttaataaataatccgatataatggtgaatatcacgtatatcatgattttggagataaattatgataaataaacaaaatttacgtttaaatattgcacaaacaaatttttctatcaaaaacatctgctttaagatattaaaattaaataatacatttttgcattaacaaaatactaattatttttcatatttaagtttgctaatataagtgatgaaaagattttatgtttccaaattgattaagtaagcaattagacaaaaagaaatggaactattattttttaacaaattaatacctattattctatttactatgcagttaacaacattaatctaattattgtatgcataaataaataagaaactgaaaaatacatttagccccggttcctggctagaaccgggactaaaggtccccctGGGTATTTAACCGAACcgtcgtcttcctcctctcGATCCACCAGTTCACGTTGCCCTAATTTTCCTCCGCCACCGCGCGCCGCTCACCACCGTCGCGCCCTCGTCCCCAccgtcgcgccctcgtcgtcCCCACTGTCGCGCCCTCGTCCCCAGggagcgccgccaccgccgcccccACCTGTCGTCCCCGGCCCGAGCCGAGGACCGTACGGAGCGCCGCCGCGCCGAGCTCTTGTTCTCCGGCAGATCGAGCTCGATCTTCTTCTCCGGCACCGACGTCTCCACGCCGAGCTcttcgtctccggccaagctctTCTCCGGCACCGACGTTCCCGCGCCGAGCTCTTCTTTTGCGTATTGTTCCTGGAATTGTATTCCGTTTCCTACAGAGGTTGTTCAATGGCATATGGCATGTCGAAGCAATTGAGTATTTCTCCAAATAGAGTATTTGTGGACagtgtttacttgcaaaaaattATGCAAAATGTGGACAGCGTgtgattagttattttttacctatatacaaattgtttgttttttcctatatgcaaaatgtgaacaagattcgatgtgatagggaatttgaaatattttccaaaatatttggggaagtaaacaaggtgtTAGTCCCAATTTAAAGGCACAGTCGTagaactttcgtttgtttgataaatattgttaagCGAAGTTACAAATTGTTATGATAAAGACACAAATTATATAATTGCTTGAGAAATAAATACTATTAACTTGGTTAAATTTGAATTAGTTTCATCGACACAAATCacataattgcattcttttatGGACATTACATTACATTACATTAAATTACATtacattatatatttataatatattctCAAAATTGATATACATAAAGTCTTTtgccaaaaataataaaatggacgaagagatgtataatttctattttataatttatcttttgtattatataatttatatgatataatttatcctatgttgtaattagttagtagggatagatattgagatgagatgtataatttctattttataatttatcttttgtattatataatttatatgatataatttatcatgtgttgtaattagttagtagggatagatattgagatgagatgtataatttctattttataatttatcttttgtattatataatttatatgatgtaatttatcatgtgttgtaattagtttgtgggggatatatattgagatgagatgtataatttctattttataatttatattttgtattatataatttatatgatataatttatcatgtgttgtaattagttagtagggatagatattgagatgagatgtgtaatttttattttataatttatattttgtattatataatttatatgatataatttatcatgtgttttaattagtttgcggggatagatattgagatgagatgtataatttctattttataatttatcttttgtattatataatttatatgatataatttatcatgtgttgtaattagttagtggggatagatattgagatgagatgtataatttttattttataatttttattttgtattatataaattataggatataatttatcatgtgttgtaattagttagtgttgatagatattgagatgagatgtataatttctattttataatttatattttgtattatataaattataggatataatttatcatgtgttgtaattagttagtgttgatagatattgagatgagatgtataatttctattttataatttatctttcgtattatatagtttatatgatataatttatcatgtgttgtaattagttagtggggatagatattgagatgagatgtataatttctattttataatttatcttttgtagaaatggccaatccgaatgacaacatggatgatgcaatgatggacctaatcaacagcGGTGCCAATCCAAATCcccaaggcgaagatgatgggagtcagtaATTTGTCgattatgaagaacttgtgggagacaatcctgatcaggtctatctacaatctagtatatatgtatatatatgaaattaaaataaatgacatttatactaatatatttatacttgtttgtgtagccctctaaatcggcgacaacttctgagaagagtagaaaagtgcgcggcccgaagaagccgttggagggtcggtacattctgtcggaattcgatgagggtacaggacaagtacttggagctaattctaaaaaatttgttgcgcactgtggctaccttgtaagggacaggctcccggttagtgctcgtgaatggaggcaacggaaagataaccctaatattagttttgtctcagatcgtgacaaggaattgatttggcaagatatccttcaacatttcacgctcgatacacaggatgaagctttgaaggagaaggttaaaatctgggctatgcagaagatggccaaacaatttcaggcttggaagaagacattatacaagacttttgttgcacaaggccggacaccagatttcaccaacaaggcctacgtcaagttgaggcctttttgggatgagttcgtagagtttaagaactcagaagagggtcaggcacggatgatcaagaatcaagaaaatgctaaacaaaagcaataccaccatcacttgggtttaggtggctacaggactgctattcctaagtggcaaaagctggaacaggagattcttgggagagggatcgaaccagaatcaatgcactggcccgagcgcgccaagtattggttctttggtcatgggggaaccatagacctagaGACCGGAAAGATAGTGTACGGCGAAAAGCTCGAGAGAGTTGGACACAGAATGGCCTATGttagaggattagttgaaagcagcacctggcagccaaatagagaaaaggatgagctgacatacgccctggagactgctgaacacggtgggcgaaccagaggctatggggagatatcatgggagcatggcttccctaaagatagaccgacttatagaagccgccaacgaaagaaggaagaggaagcagagcggttgcataggttggaggcaatggtgattgagtcacgcgaagcggctcgtgaagcgatagcgcgagagaaagcgcttgaagagagaatgaacgaggagatcaaaagacaagtgcagattgcagtaagttctatacaagggcaaactgcatcacagcctagagtcaacattagccccgccggtcagttgaaaagtagttgcgcttccacagagatgccaactattcaagacgatgtggggctgcactttccggtggatgacatcaccgagcctctgacaacatgtgagctgcacattccacaggGGACTGCCACAGTCATAGTTGTTGTCGCTGTTGTAACTCCTGTCGACCCAACGaggacaccaagaatccatggggcaataattccacctggatatgctagtgtctcggtggatagagttgtcaaaggcttcagtaatgtgcagcttgagatagaaggaggtgatggagagaagactctaggagaagcaTAGAAGaattttatttgttggcgcaagcgctacatcattattcctggggcatcacctagtagtctaccaccacctcctcgtcatgaatctaatcctaggtgtggatgaaaattgactatacatttgttcactaaatttattttgcattctcttagttagcggtttactcatataccttttattttcacaggtggtcaccgacatgtcatagtgctgcgggtgatgacgagggagtgcaagacacggctgcatcgcctcggtctccaacgccaccacctagggctccaacaccgccacctcgggctccaacaccgccacctcaggctccaacaccgccacctagggctccaacgccacctagggctccaacgccgcctcctcgggctccaacaccgccaccgaccgccccatcgcctccacacgTGGCTCCAGCACGAAAGAAGAGGCCGGCCACAAAATCAAATGTATGCCGCCCCGCCGCCAAAAAAGAAACCCTccgaaaagaaacaagctatcattcctaagaagctgtcctatgagatgactgatgcagaactaaatgcttcagtaaaatcagatgtggatagtttcttcaagaaacttaagactgaaagagaagccaagcgaaaccctgagaagccgtacctcttactacggccagaagatctacgacaaagggttgaggctgaaaaaaaaaagaggcgtgaagctcagaaagaatcatcatctttatcggactatgatcgcactttaagaaaatccatagaagaagagaagaagaaagagaaaagagcacgcaagggtgtagcacagctcggggaacaatcaaagcaatcagtgcccccgctagtcattggaaatgaatatggttcaaacattgacgtgctagaccagcagataccggcagatttaaaatttgaagagcttgaaaatttttttgcggaaactggtcttagcttagcccaaatgatagcgggggcaccaattgaaagtgctccacAAATTGATGGTAGGTATTAATGTATGCTTCATTTATCCccaattaaaaaaaaagacattGGCAGGCTACTGATTACAACTTATGTATTAATGTATGCTTCATTTATCCCCAGATATTTAGAACATATAGAAGATGAAGTGTGTACCTGCAGCAAGTGCAGTGCAGTAGCGTGTTACTATTCAGACTTGCAGAGCAGATCATGTGTCATGCTTAGCTTACTGTGTATAATCCTCACCCTGTAGCAAATACAAAGCAACACGTAAGGTTGTTAAGCATACATTCTCATTGTGGTTAATACAAACAGTAGTATTTGGCGGAGACAGCTATGTTCAAATCAGAAATCTATCTACGAGCTAACCAAAGGGAGAAAACTGCACCCAGTTCTAAGCAACTCCGATTAACTTGTCTATCTCTATCTGACAAGAAGCATAAGAGACATCTCTGATTGCAATTGCTCAAAGCAAACAACCATGACACATTAATTCCCTTTGAATATATATACACTCAAATGCTTATGCAAATTACACTGATCGATTCTAACTTTCTAGACAACACTGGTCACCTTCCAACATTAATCTTCAATCTAAGTAGCAGCATTGGTCACTCTACTTCTTCAGTTAACAAACACTGAACCCAATTGCCGGATAGATTATTCATGCAGCACGATAGATTATTCATGCAGCACAAGAAGTGCATGCCTGGCCAAGAAATTAAATCCAGACAATAATTGCAGCATATACGATACTAAATCTCACTACTACCAATGACACTGAAAGCGTTGGCGTACCTGCTGGTGACATCGGCGAAGTCGTTGGCGGAGCTGCTGCAGCTGGGCGGGGCTTCAGTGGTCAGGGCAGGGCGGCCGGGCTCCGGCGAGCGGCGGTCAGGGCCGGGGTGGCCGGGATCTAGCGGCACGAGCCGCTGTCGGGGCGTGGCAGGGCGGACGGGCTTCGGCGAGCCGTGGTCAGGGACGGGGCGGCCGGAATCCGGCGACGCGAGCCGTGGTCGGGGCGGGGCGGCCGGGCTCCGGCGAGCCGCGGTCGGGGCCGGGGCGGCCGGAATCGGACGGCGCAAGTCGCGCTCGCGGCGGGGTGGGGCGGGGGTCCGGCGCGGCAGGGCGGGGCGGAGTCCGACGCGGTGGGGCGGTGCGGAGTCCGGCGGGGTGGAGTCCGGCGAGCAGAAGCTGCGTTCGGGGCTGGGAGATGTGTTCGGGGCGAGCAGAAGCTGCTGTTCGTGGCTGCGTTCGGGGCTCGGAGGCTGGACATATGCATATACAATATGCATGCTTTGCCGAGAGTCCAACATCTAACTCTcggcaaactttttttttatttttttttatttcaaaatcagTTTAAAATTATTTAAAATGGTTATTCACTATAAAAAGTTTTAAAGCAATGTTTTTTTATTTGTCGTGTATTAAATTCACTATACAAAAATTACTTAAAGcactattatttttttatttttgaaattaaTTTGCCAAGAGCTTCtatcaggctctcggcaaagagagttctttgccgagagcctaagCAAGGGCTCtcggcaattttttttttgtattttagcCACCAAACCTTTTTTTATAATCCCTAGTTAGAGTTATCCAACATATTCAAGTTTGGTGTAATTTTATCAatatttgctatatttcatgGTTTTTGTTCATTTAATTGAATTTCTTGAAAAATATAGGTTCGAACTGCGAGTGCATGAAATAACACGTTTCTTGGCATGAAATGTTTATATTCATGATACTAACCCTATTTGGAGGCCGTGTGTAAGAAAACACCCTAGTTCTCGCACGTTTTTTTCGCAAAACCTGACTTGGAAGATGGTGTCGAACATATTTTAAATTATAGAGAATTCAAACGAGTTCAAAAAATCGTGAAACTTGGTGAAGTGTGAGGATATCACATGTTTAGTTTGTGgtaaaaatttgagaaagtttcgTGCACGACGTCATGTCGGATGTTTAGAAACCCACATATCTCCACATATGTTTTAAGATCCCACTATGGGTTTCTAAACATCCGACGTGACACCGTGCACGAAACATTCTCAAATTTTTACCACAAGCTACACATGTGATATGATGACACCTTGTTTCGTTTCGTGATTTTTTGAACTCGTTTGGATTTTCCATAATTTAAAACCTATTCCGCACCGTCTCAAAAGTTAGTTTCGCGAACGAAACGTGCAAGAGCTAGGATGTTTTCGTGCACACGACCTTGAATTAGCGTAGGTACTATGAATATCAACTTTTTATGCATAGAAACGCGTGATTTGATGCACTTGCAGTTCTAACCTACATTTTTCAAGAAATTCACCGAAACAAAAAAATCAAGAAATATAGCAAATATTGATAAAATTATACCAAATTTGAATATGTTGCATAACTTTAACTTGGGAGCATAGGGAAAAAGTTTGGtggccaaaaaaaaaatttgccgAAAGCCTGTGCCCTAGCTCTTGGCAAAGACCTAAGTTTGCCGAGAGCTGAGTCATAGCTCTCGACAAAGACCTaagtttgccgagagcctaacggggctctcggcaaagaaaacggTGTTAGCCCCATCAGGCTGTTTGCCGAGAGAGCTCCAGttaagctctcggcaaagatccCAATATGCTGAGAGTTTCCATATGCCGAGagccaggctctcggcaaagatatCTTTACCGAGAGTTTTCCTTTGCCGAGAGTCACCATAGGCAAATTTGAAGTTTACCGAGAGCCCGATAGAAAGCTCTCGGCAAACCTCAAAGCTCTAGACAAATCTAGTGTTTCCCATAGTGAGGGGGCTTAAAAAGGCCAGACGCAATAATATCACATATCCTAAAGTGCGATCCCACAATAAACCCACTTAAGGCTTCCATGACCAATTTTCAGAGCTCATAACCACTTAACAAATGTGACATTCTAGTACTACAAGAGAGTAAACTCCATTAAGTGCTGGTTCAGTAAATAAGATCTACATATGCATCCAATTAATTTGAAGCCACAGAAAACGAACCAAACTAAAATTATGTTGCAGTGGCATGCGTATATATAAGATGCATGGAGTCTTAAAACATTCATTCCTGGCTCAATAGCACCACAGAAAAAGATAATGTTGAGGTAACATAGAGATGATCGACCTCAAGAAACTTGAGTTCcaattaattaactaattaagccATGCATCCACGATCACGATCTTGAAATTCTTCATTTAAATGACCTCACACCACGCAACTTGAGTTCAGCATGCACTTGCTGCTCCCACACTTGGTTCCTCTGAAATTGGGACTCCTCCCAGTGCTGCAAAAGCACACAGTTTTAAATTTGTATCAGATAATTGAGGGATTTATCTGACCTGTGTATGTGGAACATTTTTACACACCAATCACAGGGACAATTAATGGACAAACGAACTGCCACTAAATCACAAATGACTGACAAAACAAAACTAGCTTATGAACCATAACTTCACAGGGTACATACATATAGTTGTAGAAATAAATTGAAAGAAGGTTCAAACTCCAGACAACAATTTTGTTTATCATAGATAGCAACTGCGTTCCTATGTTGGTAAGTGACACTGTCAGTGCTGGATCACAACCAAGGGACTTGGAGTATATTATTAAAGACAGGTCCAATGCTAATACAGCCGAATTACATCCTTGTAGATAAGATCTGCATCCTATATTAGCTAGACATGCGGCAAACATATATAGATGAATGCATTATATTGGAATCGTTGGTAAATACAATAATGAGATAGCTCTTCTATTTCCTATTTTTAGTACTGATCGAAGAAATGGTCAAATTCTAAACACTGGCaaaataaaaaggtatgctaagttGTAGGTACCTGGGAAGTAGAAGCCTGTGTACGGAACAACAATGAAGAAGCAATGGCCATACCCGGTATCgacatcatcatccttcatacAAGGTATGCCTTCTCCTACCTTTACAGCCTGGTTCAGCTTTAGATCAATCCTGAAGAATCCATCACCCGTGCCAACCAAAACGACACCACAGCCATGCACACAGCCAACCACATCAGGTGGGGTCAGGAGGGCATCAGCAGGAAGCAAGCTGTTGAGCTCAATGACCCTATCTCGTGTCCACTCCACACCACCATGGCCACCAACAACCTCCATTGACGACCATAGGTAGAGCTTGTAGTCCTCTGCTCTTGTGAACCCTAACTTGCCTTGCTCTGTGGTCGTGAGTATAATTCGCCCATAGGATGCAGGAGGCAGTGGACGACGGAATTCTCCCGTGTGGCCAGATCAAACTTGAGCATTCTCATGCTGCACTTGAACATGAAGTGGACTGCTGTCCCAACCATGGCAGCAGGCACCGAATCGAGCATGTCATGCGGGTGGTCCGCCATGGATGATGGCTCACTCCATGCACCAGACTCCGACGAGTACACGTAGGTGAACAGCCCATCCGCATAGGTTCCCACGAAGACGACGAGGAagcgcccgccatggccgctgcCGTCGAGGTGATCGCAAGCGTCGTCGTCGCTACCGGCGCCGGCGCAGAGCACCGTTGCGTTAAAGAAGAACGGCCCCGGCGGTGCGCACCGCTCTAGCGGTAGGTAAGGTAACTGCAGATGCTCACCAGTGATAGGGTTCCAGACGACGAAGGGGTCAAAGGGCTCCATTTCGACGATGTCGGAACAGTTAGCATTGCAAAGAAGGACAAGGCCGTCGCGGGAGTCGAGAGCTCGCCAACCATGGTGGTCGGCACGGGGAAGGCAGGAGGTGGTCAAGGTCGGGACGAGGCGGGCGGAGGCGGCGCCAAGGACGTTGCAGATGAAGCCCAGCATGGGGGCAGCGGCGCGgtggaggtggagctcgcggaaCCGGCGGCGGAAGCCTCGGCCGGCGATGAGGCGGCACCATGGCTTGCTGACGAGGGCGGCGCGGACGAGGCTCGCAGGGTCGTCAGGCGGGAAGCGGAGGAGCACCTCTTccacgagctcctccatcaacaCCCCCGTCATCGCGCTTGCTGGTTGGTCGGAGTCGGAGTTGGGGAGCTCGATCGGCGGCCGGACGGCCAGATCGGGACGCGATCGAGGTCGAGGGCGGTGAACTGGCCTCGCACCTGCTACTTGAATGGAACAGAAGGGGAGGAGGCTCAGGGAACTGAACAGCCGGATTCCAAGAGCCACGCCTCAGCTCTTTCTCCCGGTCAACATAATTTATTACTGTTTCTTATGTTCTGTGCGTCGCCTCAAATTTCAAGAAGTTTTATATtttacttttccttttttttatttgaaaaagaaCCGAGACAATTGTACACAGAGTAGTCGTCGTTGAGTAGAAGCATGCAAGCGCGCACTCCCACtgacaaaaaaaagaagaaaaatgtgCTATTATCTGTCAACGTATTTTCAAGGCACTCAGGTCACTCCAATgttagaaactaca encodes:
- the LOC110432618 gene encoding vegetative cell wall protein gp1-like — encoded protein: MHIVYAYVQPPSPERSHEQQLLLAPNTSPSPERSFCSPDSTPPDSAPPHRVGLRPALPRRTPAPPRRERDLRRPIPAAPAPTAARRSPAAPPRPRLASPDSGRPVPDHGSPKPVRPATPRQRLVPLDPGHPGPDRRSPEPGRPALTTEAPPSCSSSANDFADVTSRYANAFSVIGNGIQFQEQYAKEELGAGTSVPEKSLAGDEELGVETSVPEKKIELDLPENKSSARRRSVRSSARAGDDRWGRRWRRSLGTRARQWGRRGRDGGDEGATVVSGARWRRKIRAT